A genomic region of Pseudomonas frederiksbergensis contains the following coding sequences:
- a CDS encoding alpha/beta fold hydrolase encodes MPFATIDGQSLHYVDQGCGPTVLLAGSYLWDQAMWAPQIAALSQHYRVIALDLWGHGESGPLPKGMTSLDDQARQVLALLDHLDIDCVTLVGLSVGGMWGVRLALSAPQRLNGLVLMDTYAGVEPEPTRQYYFSLFKQIEDSGIISPQLLDIVVPIFFRPGIDPQSALYQSFRVKLAALPPERLRESIVPMGRITFGRDDLLPRLGELDPETTLLMCGDQDKPRPPSETKEMAELIGCPYLLVPEAGHISNLENPEFVTEALLKFLADRHQRSI; translated from the coding sequence ATGCCCTTCGCTACGATTGATGGACAATCGCTTCACTACGTTGATCAGGGCTGCGGTCCGACGGTCCTGTTGGCCGGCAGTTATCTGTGGGACCAGGCCATGTGGGCGCCGCAGATTGCGGCGTTGTCGCAGCACTATCGGGTGATTGCCCTGGACCTGTGGGGGCACGGGGAGTCCGGGCCGTTGCCTAAGGGCATGACTTCGCTGGATGATCAGGCGCGGCAGGTACTGGCGCTGCTTGATCATCTGGATATTGACTGCGTCACCCTGGTCGGCCTTTCGGTCGGTGGCATGTGGGGCGTGCGTCTGGCGCTGTCGGCCCCGCAGCGCCTCAATGGCTTGGTGCTGATGGACACCTATGCCGGTGTCGAGCCCGAGCCGACTCGCCAGTACTATTTCTCGTTGTTCAAGCAGATCGAGGACAGCGGTATCATCTCGCCGCAGTTACTCGATATCGTGGTGCCGATTTTCTTCCGCCCAGGCATCGACCCTCAGTCGGCGCTCTATCAGAGTTTCCGTGTCAAGCTGGCCGCGCTGCCGCCTGAGCGTTTGCGTGAAAGCATTGTGCCGATGGGCCGCATTACGTTTGGTCGTGATGATCTGTTACCGCGTCTGGGCGAGCTGGATCCTGAAACCACGCTGCTGATGTGCGGCGATCAGGACAAACCGCGGCCGCCGTCGGAAACGAAGGAAATGGCCGAGTTGATCGGTTGTCCGTATCTGCTGGTGCCGGAGGCTGGGCACATTTCGAACCTGGAGAATCCCGAGTTTGTCACCGAGGCACTGCTGAAGTTTCTGGCTGACAGGCATCAGCGCAGCATTTGA
- a CDS encoding acyclic terpene utilization AtuA family protein has translation MNNTVRIGCASAFWGDTSTAAAQLVEGAQLDYLVFDYLAEITLSLLAGARMKDPQAGYATDFVEVLSPLLTQLSEQNIRVISNAGGINPLACAAALQAACDKAGVPLKIAVLLGDDLQPQFKQLAACGVKEMFSGGPLPAMCVSTNAYLGAPGIVEALRLGADIVITGRVVDSAVVSAALVHEFGWSWQDYDKLAQAALAGHIIECGAQCTGGNFTDWCDVPDYEHIGFPIVEVRADGQFIVSKPDGSGGLVTPLSVGEQLLYEIGNPRAYLLPDVVCDFSQVKLKQHGKNTVHVHGAKGLPAPRQYKVSATYLDGFRCTASCLIAGIDAVAKAHRVSQAIIAKTSEMFSQRGWAPYSEVNIELLGSEATYGPHGQRQDSREVVIKLAVRHPSKQALILFSREIAQAATGMAPGLTGIVGGRPTVSPLIRLFSFLIDKNTCTLEIDLRGQRHPCALPALDHLDIADLPMPFAPPKPHGRADASVALVKLAVARSGDKGNHSNIGVMARAPEYLPWIAEALTPAVVVDWMNHVLDPIHGRVERWYLPGTHSLNFLLENALGGGGVASLRIDPQGKAFAQQLLEIQIPVPQSIADHVK, from the coding sequence ATGAACAATACCGTTCGTATCGGCTGCGCCAGTGCCTTCTGGGGCGACACCTCAACCGCCGCCGCGCAATTGGTTGAAGGCGCCCAGCTGGACTATCTGGTGTTCGACTATCTGGCAGAAATCACCCTGTCGTTGCTGGCCGGCGCGCGAATGAAAGATCCCCAGGCCGGTTACGCAACCGACTTCGTCGAAGTCCTCAGCCCGCTCCTCACGCAACTATCCGAACAGAACATCCGCGTGATCAGTAACGCCGGCGGGATCAATCCATTGGCCTGCGCAGCAGCGCTGCAAGCCGCGTGCGATAAGGCCGGTGTGCCATTGAAGATCGCCGTGCTGCTGGGCGATGACCTGCAACCGCAGTTCAAGCAATTGGCTGCCTGCGGCGTAAAGGAAATGTTCAGCGGCGGGCCCCTGCCAGCGATGTGCGTGTCGACCAACGCCTACCTCGGCGCGCCCGGCATTGTCGAAGCGCTACGCCTGGGCGCGGACATCGTCATCACCGGCAGAGTGGTCGACAGCGCAGTGGTCAGTGCAGCATTGGTGCATGAGTTCGGCTGGTCGTGGCAGGACTACGACAAACTGGCCCAGGCCGCGCTGGCCGGGCACATCATCGAATGCGGCGCACAGTGTACCGGCGGCAACTTCACCGATTGGTGCGATGTGCCGGACTACGAACACATCGGCTTTCCCATCGTCGAGGTCAGGGCCGACGGCCAGTTCATCGTCAGTAAACCTGACGGTTCCGGCGGTTTGGTCACACCGCTAAGCGTCGGCGAGCAGCTGCTGTATGAAATCGGCAACCCTCGCGCCTATCTGCTGCCGGATGTGGTCTGCGATTTCAGCCAGGTCAAACTCAAGCAACACGGAAAAAACACCGTACACGTTCACGGCGCCAAAGGCTTGCCAGCGCCCCGTCAATACAAGGTCAGCGCGACCTACCTGGACGGTTTTCGCTGCACCGCCAGTTGCCTGATCGCCGGGATCGACGCGGTGGCCAAGGCGCACCGGGTGAGTCAGGCGATCATCGCCAAGACTTCGGAAATGTTCAGCCAGCGCGGCTGGGCGCCCTACAGCGAAGTGAACATTGAACTGCTCGGCAGCGAAGCGACTTATGGTCCTCATGGCCAGCGTCAGGACAGCCGCGAAGTGGTGATCAAACTGGCGGTGCGTCATCCGAGCAAGCAGGCGCTGATCCTGTTTTCCCGGGAAATCGCCCAAGCCGCCACCGGTATGGCACCGGGGCTGACCGGTATCGTCGGGGGGCGGCCGACGGTGTCCCCCTTGATCCGTCTGTTCTCGTTCCTGATCGACAAAAACACCTGCACGTTGGAAATCGACCTGCGAGGCCAGCGTCATCCATGTGCCCTGCCCGCCCTCGATCACCTCGACATTGCTGACCTGCCGATGCCTTTTGCTCCACCCAAACCCCATGGGCGAGCCGACGCCAGTGTGGCGCTGGTGAAACTTGCGGTGGCGCGCTCCGGCGACAAGGGCAATCACAGCAATATCGGCGTCATGGCCCGCGCGCCCGAATACCTGCCGTGGATCGCCGAAGCCTTGACGCCTGCGGTCGTTGTCGACTGGATGAATCACGTTCTCGACCCGATCCACGGGCGAGTCGAGCGTTGGTATCTGCCCGGCACCCACAGCCTGAATTTTCTCCTGGAAAACGCTCTCGGCGGCGGTGGCGTGGCCAGCCTGCGGATCGACCCGCAAGGCAAGGCGTTCGCCCAGCAGTTGCTGGAAATCCAGATCCCGGTGCCGCAAAGCATCGCTGATCACGTCAAGTAG
- a CDS encoding substrate-binding periplasmic protein, whose protein sequence is MSSPVRKALRISLMALGALFVLPASAAQVVQVGAAHFPPYTVRPENGDDTGLLPQLVEALNTLQTDYEFKLVPTSLQRRFGDFKDARVDMAIFENPEWGWKDIPHSTVDMGLEDAEIFVAQSKSDRQESYFADLKGKRLALYKDYHYEFANFDADPKFLAEKFNATLTTSHDSNILMVLRDRADIALVTRSYLYDYLLRNEKVGAQLLVSQRIDQVYHHYALLRPQAPISAETFGKLLQGLRDNGQMLKIFDPYKIAIVPVPKS, encoded by the coding sequence ATGTCTTCGCCAGTTAGGAAGGCTTTACGGATTTCGCTGATGGCGCTGGGTGCGCTGTTCGTACTGCCGGCTTCGGCCGCGCAAGTGGTGCAGGTGGGCGCTGCGCATTTTCCTCCCTATACCGTTCGACCGGAGAATGGCGACGATACCGGACTGCTGCCGCAGTTGGTCGAGGCGCTGAACACGTTGCAAACCGACTATGAGTTCAAACTCGTGCCGACCTCATTACAGCGTCGATTCGGTGATTTCAAGGACGCCCGGGTTGACATGGCGATCTTCGAAAACCCGGAGTGGGGTTGGAAGGATATCCCGCACAGTACCGTCGACATGGGGCTGGAAGACGCTGAAATCTTTGTCGCACAGAGTAAATCGGATCGTCAGGAGAGCTACTTCGCCGACTTGAAAGGCAAGCGTCTGGCGCTGTACAAGGATTATCACTACGAATTTGCCAATTTCGATGCCGATCCGAAATTTCTCGCGGAAAAATTCAACGCGACGCTCACGACTTCCCACGACAGCAATATTTTAATGGTCCTTCGCGACCGTGCCGACATTGCGCTGGTCACACGTTCGTACCTTTACGATTACCTGCTGCGCAATGAAAAGGTCGGGGCGCAGTTGTTGGTATCCCAGCGTATCGATCAGGTCTATCACCATTACGCACTGCTACGTCCGCAAGCGCCGATCAGTGCAGAAACCTTCGGCAAGTTGCTGCAAGGCTTGCGGGACAACGGGCAGATGCTGAAGATTTTCGATCCGTACAAGATTGCCATCGTGCCGGTGCCCAAAAGCTGA
- the dsbG gene encoding thiol:disulfide interchange protein DsbG, with amino-acid sequence MPRLRHLLTLSLGAALLQIPLLHAEELPAAIRKIEEKGAKIIGSFDAPDGLRGYAARYQNRGMALYLTPDGQHVLLGNLYDADGKDLSAEPLQKLVYAPMAKEVWAKMDASNWIADGSKDAPRTVYLFSDPNCPYCNMFWEQARPWVKAGKVQLRHIMVGIIREDSPGKSAALLAAKDPSKALEEHEKAGKQSSLKALTTIPAAIQAKLDANMKLMEELELSATPAIFYMDDKGELQQQQGAPSPDKLVKILGPK; translated from the coding sequence ATGCCCCGCCTCCGCCATCTGCTGACGCTGTCCCTGGGCGCAGCGCTGCTGCAAATCCCGTTGCTGCATGCCGAAGAACTGCCTGCGGCGATCCGCAAGATCGAAGAAAAAGGCGCGAAAATCATCGGCAGTTTCGACGCACCCGATGGCCTGCGTGGTTATGCCGCGCGGTATCAGAACCGCGGCATGGCCTTGTACCTGACGCCCGACGGCCAGCATGTGCTGCTCGGCAACCTGTACGACGCCGATGGCAAGGACCTGAGCGCCGAGCCGCTGCAAAAACTGGTCTACGCACCGATGGCCAAGGAAGTCTGGGCGAAGATGGACGCCAGCAACTGGATCGCCGACGGCAGCAAGGATGCACCGCGCACCGTCTACCTGTTCAGCGACCCGAACTGCCCTTACTGCAACATGTTCTGGGAACAGGCCCGACCGTGGGTGAAGGCCGGCAAGGTGCAGCTGCGGCACATCATGGTCGGTATCATCCGTGAAGACAGCCCCGGAAAATCCGCGGCCCTATTGGCCGCCAAGGACCCGAGCAAGGCCCTGGAGGAACACGAAAAGGCTGGCAAGCAAAGCTCACTGAAAGCGCTGACAACCATTCCCGCCGCCATCCAGGCCAAACTCGATGCCAACATGAAGTTGATGGAAGAGCTCGAACTGTCCGCCACCCCGGCAATCTTCTACATGGACGACAAGGGCGAGTTGCAACAACAGCAAGGTGCGCCGTCACCGGATAAGCTGGTGAAGATTCTCGGGCCGAAGTAA
- the dsbD gene encoding protein-disulfide reductase DsbD, whose protein sequence is MRRLFLLFFLFIAGLTQAASNPFETKPDFLPVGKAFVFTSERLESGETQLFWQIADGYYLYQQRMKFDDLPDAHKPPLPVGEAHSDEFFGDQQVYRQGLELKIPAGASGQIKVGFQGCADAGLCYPPQIQVVDLGGGAAAVSGSEAPDQALASGLQQRALGWSLLVFFGLGLLLAFAPCSLPMLPILAGLIVGSGASPTRGFALAGSYVVNMALVYAVLGVLAALLGANLQALLQNVWLLGSFAVVFVLLSLPMFGFFELQLPAALRDRLENASRKQGGGSLLGAGVLGALSGLLVGPCMTAPLAGALLYIAQSGNALHGGLILFAMGIGIGLPLLLLVTVGNRFLPKPGAWMNLLKGVFGFLFLGTALVMVRPVLDESLWVGLWGALLLIIAYSASRQTGGFGRAAHVFGATALLSGLWGSLLLIGAAGGSDDLFNPLQVYRAQASNSVDTPTPHDAFITVKDPAALQRELDTARAQGQWVLLDYYADWCVSCKIMEKQVFGKPQVVDALKDVRLLRLDVTADNAASRELLGRYKVPGPPSLLWIGADGIERRSQRITGEVDAAGFLQRWNLTRDAR, encoded by the coding sequence ATGCGTCGTCTGTTTCTACTTTTTTTTCTTTTCATCGCAGGGCTGACCCAGGCGGCATCGAATCCATTCGAAACCAAGCCCGACTTCCTGCCGGTCGGCAAAGCCTTTGTGTTTACCTCCGAACGCCTTGAGTCAGGCGAAACCCAGCTCTTCTGGCAAATTGCCGACGGTTACTATCTTTATCAGCAACGGATGAAGTTCGACGATTTGCCCGACGCGCATAAACCACCGCTGCCAGTGGGTGAAGCCCACAGCGACGAGTTTTTTGGTGACCAGCAGGTTTATCGACAGGGCCTGGAGTTAAAGATTCCGGCCGGCGCCAGTGGCCAGATCAAAGTGGGGTTTCAGGGCTGTGCCGATGCCGGCTTGTGTTATCCGCCGCAAATCCAGGTGGTTGATCTGGGTGGCGGCGCAGCAGCGGTCAGCGGCAGTGAGGCCCCGGATCAGGCCCTGGCCAGCGGCCTGCAACAGCGGGCGCTGGGCTGGAGTTTGCTGGTGTTCTTTGGCCTGGGGCTGTTGCTCGCTTTCGCTCCCTGCTCGTTGCCAATGCTGCCGATTCTCGCCGGTTTGATCGTCGGCAGCGGCGCCAGCCCCACGCGTGGTTTCGCTTTGGCCGGCAGTTATGTGGTCAACATGGCGCTGGTGTATGCGGTGCTGGGCGTGCTGGCTGCATTGCTGGGCGCGAACTTGCAGGCTTTGCTGCAAAATGTCTGGTTGCTCGGCAGTTTCGCCGTGGTGTTTGTATTGCTGTCGTTGCCGATGTTCGGTTTCTTCGAACTGCAACTACCGGCCGCGCTGCGTGATCGCCTGGAAAACGCCAGCCGCAAACAAGGCGGCGGCAGCCTGCTCGGTGCCGGTGTACTCGGGGCCTTGTCCGGCTTGCTGGTCGGCCCGTGCATGACCGCGCCGCTGGCCGGTGCCTTGCTGTACATCGCCCAGAGCGGCAACGCGCTGCACGGCGGGCTGATCCTGTTCGCCATGGGCATCGGCATCGGTTTGCCACTGTTGTTGCTGGTGACTGTCGGTAACCGTTTCCTGCCCAAACCCGGCGCCTGGATGAACCTGCTCAAAGGCGTCTTCGGTTTCCTGTTCCTTGGCACCGCGCTGGTGATGGTGCGGCCAGTACTTGATGAGTCGCTGTGGGTCGGTCTGTGGGGCGCACTGTTGTTGATCATCGCCTACAGCGCCTCGCGCCAGACCGGCGGGTTCGGCCGCGCAGCTCATGTCTTCGGCGCCACGGCACTGCTTTCCGGATTGTGGGGCAGCCTGCTGCTGATCGGTGCTGCGGGCGGCAGCGATGACCTGTTCAATCCATTGCAGGTTTACCGCGCGCAGGCGTCGAACAGCGTCGACACCCCCACGCCCCACGACGCCTTCATCACCGTCAAGGATCCCGCCGCACTGCAACGCGAACTCGACACTGCGCGCGCCCAAGGCCAGTGGGTGTTGCTGGACTACTACGCCGACTGGTGCGTGTCGTGCAAGATCATGGAGAAACAGGTGTTCGGCAAACCTCAGGTAGTAGACGCGCTGAAAGATGTCCGCTTGCTGCGTCTGGACGTGACCGCCGACAATGCCGCCAGCCGTGAACTGCTCGGTCGTTATAAAGTGCCGGGGCCACCAAGCTTGCTGTGGATCGGTGCCGACGGCATCGAGCGCCGCAGCCAGCGCATCACTGGAGAGGTGGATGCCGCCGGTTTCCTCCAACGCTGGAACCTCACTCGGGACGCTCGTTGA
- a CDS encoding TlpA disulfide reductase family protein produces the protein MLTFTLGTFAIALNHLLLISALALATLVGWRVAKRGGENPESVLFSLFLLGLLAARIGFVLAYWAHYRDDPWQIIDLRDGGFLAWPGVIALLLATLLRAWRRPALRKPLGAGVGSGLLFWLLASLSLSLYEQGTRLPDIVLRNAAGETVQLADYQGGPLVINLWATWCPPCRREMPVLENAQQHRPDLTFLFVNQAESMQSVSTFLETQGLSLSNVLFDGGGRLGQAVGSMALPTTLFYSAEGRMLGSHLGELSEASLARALENFDSPNSAIQAAPSRKLPCPASAIC, from the coding sequence ATGCTGACCTTTACCCTCGGCACCTTTGCCATTGCGCTCAACCACCTGCTGCTGATCAGTGCCTTGGCACTGGCGACCCTGGTCGGCTGGCGGGTGGCGAAGCGCGGTGGCGAGAACCCCGAGTCAGTGCTGTTCAGCCTGTTTCTGTTGGGTTTGCTCGCCGCCAGGATCGGTTTCGTGCTCGCCTACTGGGCCCACTACCGCGATGATCCGTGGCAGATCATCGACCTGCGCGATGGCGGCTTCCTCGCCTGGCCCGGGGTGATTGCCCTGCTGCTGGCAACGCTGTTGCGGGCCTGGCGCCGACCGGCACTGCGCAAACCGTTGGGCGCGGGCGTCGGCAGTGGTCTGTTGTTCTGGTTGCTGGCGAGTTTGTCCCTGAGCCTTTACGAACAAGGCACGCGCCTGCCAGACATTGTCTTGCGCAATGCCGCCGGCGAAACCGTGCAATTGGCCGATTATCAGGGCGGCCCCCTGGTGATCAACCTGTGGGCCACCTGGTGCCCGCCCTGCCGGCGCGAAATGCCGGTGCTGGAGAATGCCCAGCAACATCGGCCGGACCTGACCTTTCTGTTCGTCAACCAGGCCGAAAGCATGCAAAGCGTCAGCACCTTCCTCGAGACCCAAGGCTTGAGCCTTTCCAACGTGCTGTTCGATGGCGGCGGCCGACTGGGTCAGGCCGTCGGCTCCATGGCGCTACCGACTACGCTGTTCTACAGCGCCGAAGGCCGAATGCTCGGTAGCCACCTGGGCGAATTATCAGAAGCCAGCCTGGCCCGCGCCCTGGAAAACTTCGACTCCCCGAATTCGGCCATACAGGCCGCACCCTCAAGGAAACTGCCATGCCCCGCCTCCGCCATCTGCTGA
- a CDS encoding TetR/AcrR family transcriptional regulator, with amino-acid sequence MDEQKALLVMRELVDNGQLTDPDSARGKLLQMAAHLFRNKGYERTTVRDLASAVGIQSGSIFHHFKSKDEILRAVMEETIRYNTALMRASLAQATNVRERVLALIRCELQSIMGGSGEAMAVLVYEWRSLSEEGQVQVLALRDIYEQIWLHVLSEAKDAGFIRGDVFITRRFLTGALSWTTTWFRADGSMSLDQLADEALILVLEEK; translated from the coding sequence GTGGACGAGCAAAAAGCCCTGCTGGTAATGCGCGAGTTGGTCGACAACGGACAACTGACCGATCCTGACAGCGCTCGCGGCAAACTGCTGCAAATGGCCGCTCACCTGTTTCGCAACAAGGGTTACGAGCGCACCACGGTGCGTGACCTGGCCAGTGCGGTCGGGATTCAGTCGGGGAGTATTTTTCATCACTTCAAAAGCAAGGATGAAATCCTGCGGGCGGTGATGGAGGAAACCATTCGCTACAACACCGCGTTGATGCGCGCGTCGCTGGCGCAAGCGACCAACGTGCGCGAGCGGGTGCTCGCGCTGATCCGCTGTGAGTTGCAGTCGATCATGGGCGGAAGCGGCGAAGCAATGGCGGTGCTGGTCTACGAATGGCGTTCGTTGTCCGAAGAAGGTCAGGTCCAGGTGCTGGCGCTGCGTGATATCTACGAGCAGATCTGGCTGCACGTGCTGAGTGAGGCGAAAGATGCCGGTTTTATTCGCGGCGACGTGTTCATCACCCGACGTTTTCTAACCGGCGCGCTGTCCTGGACCACCACCTGGTTTCGCGCGGACGGCAGCATGAGTCTCGATCAATTGGCCGACGAAGCGTTGATTCTGGTGTTGGAAGAAAAGTGA
- a CDS encoding RNA polymerase factor sigma-70, whose protein sequence is MTEPESTSRCDSPLLQAFVDNRLILVKIAARITGCRSRAEDVVQDAFFRLQSAPKITSSFKAQLSYLFQIVRNLAIDHYRKQVLEKKYSGTEEEGLNVVIHGASPETSHINFSTLENIANALGELPSRTRYAFEMYRLHGVPQKDIAKELGVSPTLVNFMIRDALVHCRKVSDKRSDTACRR, encoded by the coding sequence ATGACGGAACCAGAATCCACAAGCAGGTGCGACTCACCCTTACTCCAGGCGTTCGTTGATAACCGACTGATTCTGGTCAAGATCGCAGCCCGTATTACCGGTTGCCGATCCCGCGCCGAAGATGTCGTTCAGGATGCGTTTTTCCGGCTGCAATCGGCACCGAAAATCACCTCCTCGTTCAAGGCTCAGCTCAGCTACCTGTTTCAAATCGTGCGTAACCTGGCGATCGATCACTACCGCAAACAGGTGCTGGAGAAAAAATATTCGGGCACCGAAGAAGAAGGCCTGAACGTGGTCATTCACGGTGCTTCGCCCGAAACTTCGCACATCAACTTCTCGACCCTGGAAAACATCGCCAACGCCCTCGGCGAGTTACCGAGTCGTACCCGCTACGCCTTCGAGATGTATCGCCTGCACGGTGTACCGCAAAAGGACATCGCCAAGGAACTCGGCGTATCGCCAACCCTGGTGAATTTCATGATCCGTGATGCTCTGGTGCATTGTCGCAAGGTCTCGGACAAGCGCAGCGACACGGCCTGTCGTCGCTAA
- a CDS encoding response regulator, whose translation MHVLVCEDDELIASGIVAGLTAQGLTVEHVATASAARAMLKVAEFDVMVLDLGLPDEDGLKLLQQLRHQGLEIPVLILTARDSVTDRVDGLQAGADDYLLKPFDLRELAARLHTLLRRVAGRSVNLIEHGALTYDPSSREALLAGQPVDLSRREQSLLQALLHNRGRVLSTEQLKDSVYGFNDELESNALNVHIHHLRRKLGNGIVETVRGLGYRLGPADGGEHSK comes from the coding sequence ATGCACGTACTGGTTTGTGAAGATGATGAGCTGATCGCCAGCGGCATCGTTGCCGGCCTCACGGCCCAGGGCCTGACGGTGGAGCACGTCGCCACGGCCTCGGCCGCCCGGGCGATGCTTAAAGTCGCCGAGTTCGACGTGATGGTGCTCGACTTGGGCCTGCCGGACGAAGACGGTCTGAAGCTGCTTCAGCAGTTGCGTCATCAAGGCCTGGAGATTCCGGTGCTGATTCTGACCGCACGCGATTCGGTGACCGACCGCGTCGATGGCCTGCAAGCCGGCGCCGACGATTACCTGCTCAAGCCCTTCGACCTGCGTGAACTGGCCGCGCGCCTGCACACATTGTTGCGGCGGGTGGCGGGGCGCAGTGTCAATCTGATCGAGCACGGCGCCCTGACCTACGACCCGAGCAGCCGGGAAGCCCTGCTTGCCGGTCAGCCAGTGGACTTGTCGCGTCGCGAGCAATCGCTGTTGCAAGCCTTGCTGCACAACCGTGGCCGGGTGCTGTCGACCGAGCAACTCAAGGACAGCGTCTACGGTTTCAACGATGAACTGGAAAGCAACGCCCTCAACGTTCATATCCATCACCTGCGACGCAAACTCGGCAACGGCATCGTTGAAACCGTGCGTGGGCTGGGTTACCGCCTTGGACCGGCGGATGGCGGAGAACACTCGAAGTGA